In Fusarium fujikuroi IMI 58289 draft genome, chromosome FFUJ_chr08, one genomic interval encodes:
- a CDS encoding related to vacuolar Ca2+/H+ antiporter has protein sequence MASNILPGHGNGHRDESTPLLPQISSHIAHEGESGRSGFHPRHFLAVLWRSSCTASKWVNILWPFVPIAIVLQFFPGLHLWKFATAYIAVIPTANLLGFAGQEFARKLPKVAGILIETTFGSIIEIILFIVLLSKHEVNSPEDNGDEGNLIPIIQAAILGSILTNLLLCLGLCFFVGGLKQASQKFHAIVSEVGTGLLLVAAFGLLIPSAFYSALKAEVVPDFPGFRVLHEKFTEGKLQDDVLRISQATSIALIIAFFFYIWYQASSQHSIFDEVIEMDEHRDADREADMEKPKFTMTEAIVAILIALAFVTALLIFLVEKIEHVVESGVPDQFLGLILLPFVEKAAEHLTAIDEAYDGVINVALYHCLGPSIQTALFNGPLVVLVGWAIGKPMDLNFEIFMIVLLVLSILVVGNFLRDGESNWLEGALLVVIYAIIAIACWYYPNPDVATSNGLEGSEMVNVTMSVDTLRQLHQLINAQLPHN, from the exons ATGGCGAGCAACATCCTCCCCGGCCATGGCAATGGCCACAGAGATGAATCAACCCCGCTTCTGCCGCAGATCTCGAGTCACATCGCCCACGAGGGAGAAAGCGGGAGAAGCGgttttcatcctcgtcattTCCTCGCTGTTCTCTGGCGAAGTTCTTGCACCGCGTCGAAATGGGTAAACATCCTCTGGCCGTTTGTCCCCATCGCTATCGTCCTTCAGTTCTTCCCTGGTCTGCACCTCTGGAAATTTGCTACCGCGTATATTGCCGTCATTCCAACTGCCAATCTGCTTGGCTTCGCTGGACAAGAGTTTGCGCGGAAGTTGCCCAAGGTAGCTGGTATTCTCATCGAGACGACGTTTGGATCTATCATTGAGATTATCCTCTTCATTGTCTTGCTTTCGAAGCACGAGGTCAACTCTCCTGAAGATAACGGTGATGAAGGCAATCTCATCCCCATCATCCAAGCCGCGATCCTCGGCAGCATCCTGaccaatcttctcctctgtCTCGGCCTCTGTTTCTTCGTTGGTGGCCTCAAGCAAGCCAGCCAGAAGTTCCACGCCATTGTCTCAGAAGTCGGTACTGGACTCCTACTCGTCGCAGCATTTGGTCTCCTCATCCCCAGCGCCTTCTACTCCGCCCTCAAAGCCGAGGTTGTACCCGACTTTCCAGGCTTCCGAGTTCTGCACGAGAAGTTCACAGAGGGTAAACTCCAAGATGATGTTCTTCGCATCAGTCAGGCAACGTCTATTGCACTGATTATCGCGTTTTTCTTCTACATCTGGTATCAGGCCAGTAGCCAGCATAGTATCTTCGATGAGGTTATTGAGATGGATGAGCATCGGGATGCTGATCGCGAGGCCGATATGGAGAAGCCCAAGTTTACCATGACCGAGGCTATTGTTGCTATATTGATTGCTCTTGCTTTTGTGACTGCTCTTCTGatcttcctcgtcgagaAGATTGAGCATGTTGTCGAGAGTGGAGTGCCCGATCAGTTCTTGGGTCTTATTCTATTGCcttttgttgagaaggctgctgaacaCTTGACAGCGATTGATGAAGCATATG ATGGCGTCATTAACGTCGCCCTGTACCACTGTCTCGGACCATCCATCCAAACTGCCCTGTTCAACGGTCCCCTCGTCGTTCTTGTCGGCTGGGCCATTGGAAAGCCCATGGACCTGAACTTTGAGATCTTCATgattgttcttcttgtcttgtccatCTTGGTGGTTGGAAACTTCCTTCGTGATGGAGAGTCCAACTGGCTTGAGGGTGCACTCCTCGTA GTCATCTATGCTATTATTGCCATCGCGTGCTGGTACTATCCAAACCCCGACGTGGCTACTTCCAATGGCCTCGAAGGTTCCGAGATGGTCAACGTCACAATGAGTGTTGACACTCTACGCCAATTGCATCAGCTTATCAATGCGCAGCTGCCACACAATTGA
- a CDS encoding probable alpha-galactosidase C precursor → MVLVTLKDITTTAVLFCQAISALAESSDPIHVDGTSFALNGDNVSYRFHVDNTTGDLINDHYGGPVAEDGITAEIGPIQGWVNLIGRVRREFPDHGRGDFRIPAFQLQQASGTTVTDFRYKSHEVVQGKPGLPGLPSTFGEADDVSTLVVRMYDNYSSIAVDLSYSIFPKYDAVVRSVNITNRGNATVNLKKVSSWSVDLQQDNLDLIEIRGDWAREGMRVRRKVDFGTQGFQSSTGYSSHLHNPFLALVSSTTTETQGEAWGFSLVYTGSFAVDVEKSSQGLSRAILGVNPLDFLWPLKPGQTFTTPEVVSVFSNKGVGGMSRQFHRLYRKHLMKSKYAEETRPVLLNSWEGLGFEINETAIEKIAKQSADLGIKLFVMDDGWFGNKYPRVNDSAGLGDWQPNKERFPDGLTPLVENVTDLRIANASDDLKFGIWFEPEMVNPKSDLYDKHPDWAIHAGSYPRTETRNQLVLNVALPEVQEFIINSVSKILRESPISYVKWDNNRGIHETPDPTLNYKYMLGLYHVFETLTSRFPDVLWEGCASGGGRFDPGVLQWFPQIWTSDDTDAVERIAIQFGTSLAYPPSAMGAHLSHVPNGNTQRITSVKFRAHVAMMGGSFGVELDPSDLEPEEREQIPGLIELSEKINPIIITGDFYRLALPEETNYPAGQFISEDGKKVVLFAFQTRATINNSWPWFRLQGLDASAKYRVDNNQTVSGSTLMNMGIQLTFEGDYDSQVLMIEKQ, encoded by the exons CACGTCGACAACACCACCGGAGACCTTATCAACGACCACTACGGCGGCCCCGTTGCCGAAGATGGAATCACCGCTGAGATCGGCCCCATCCAAGGCTGGGTCAACTTGATCGGCCGTGTCCGACGCGAATTCCCCGACCACGGCAGAGGAGACTTCCGCATCCCAGCGTTCCAGCTCCAACAAGCCAGCGGCACGACCGTCACCGACTTTCGCTACAAATCTCACGAGGTTGTGCAGGGAAAACCTGGATTACCTGGTCTTCCGTCGACGTTTGgcgaggctgatgatgtgTCGACTTTGGTGGTGCGTATGTACGACAATTATAGCTCTATTGCTGTTGATCTGTCGTATTCGATATTTCCGAAGTATGATGCTGTTGTGCGGAGTGTGAACATCACGAATCGTGGGAATGCGACGGTGAATTTGAAAAAGGTTTCGAGTTGGAGTGTTGATTTACAGCAGGATAATCTGGATCTTATTGAGATTAGGGGCGATTGGGCTCGTGAGGGCATGCGCGTGCGTCGAAAGGTTGACTTTGGAACTCAAGG ATTCCAAAGCTCTACTGGCTATTCGTCTCATCTTCACAACCCGTTCCTCGCTCTCGTTTCATCAACGACTACCGAAACGCAAGGCGAAGCTTGGGGCTTCTCCCTGGTGTACACCGGCTCCTTCGccgttgatgtcgagaagagcTCACAGGGCCTCAGCCGCGCCATTCTCGGTGTCAATCCTCTCGACTTCTTGTGGCCGCTAAAACCCGGTCAAACCTTCACCACTCCCGAGGTCGTCTCCGTCTTCTCAAACAAAGGTGTCGGCGGCATGTCCAGACAATTTCACCGCCTGTACAGAAAGCATTTGATGAAGAGTAAATATGCAGAAGAGACACGTCCTGTTCTTCTTAACAGCTGGGAGGGCTTGGGTTTCGAAATCAACGAGACTgccattgagaagattgCCAAACAATCTGCCGACCTTGGTATCAAACTGTTCGTCATGGATGACGGTTGGTTCGGCAACAAGTACCCGCGAGTTAACGATTCAGCTGGTCTTGGAGATTGGCAGCCTAATAAGGAACGCTTCCCTGACGGGTTGACTCCTCTGGTTGAAAATGTCACGGACTTGAGAATCGCTAATGCTTCCGATGATCTTAAGTTCGGTATCTGGTTCGAGCCCGAAATGGTGAACCCAAAATCAGACTTGTACGACAAGCACCCCGACTGGGCGATCCACGCAGGCTCCTATCCCCGAACTGAGACGCGTAACCAGTTGGTTCTCAATGTAGCTCTGCCCGAGGTCCAAgagttcatcatcaactccgTTTCCAAGATCCTCCGCGAATCACCGATTTCCTACGTCAAGTGGGATAATAACCGTGGAATCCACGAGACGCCTGATCCTACTCTCAACTACAAGTATATGCTTGGTCTTTATCACGTCTTTGAGACTTTGACGAGTCGCTTCCCTGATGTTCTGTGGGAAGGCTGTGCTTCAGGCGGTGGTCGGTTTGATCCCGGTGTTCTTCAGTGGTTCCCTCAGATTTGGACGTCGGATGATACAGATGCGGTTGAGCGTATCGCTATCCAGTTCGGCACGTCACTTGCGTACCCTCCATCTGCCATGGGAGCTCATCTATCGCATGTGCCTAATGGAAATACCCAGAGAATAACGTCCGTCAAGTTCAGAGCCCATGTTGCAATGATGGGCGGCTCCTTTGGCGTCGAACTTGACCCAAGCGATCTTGAGCCTGAAGAGAGGGAACAGATTCCTGGTCTCATTGAACTTTCTGAAAAGATTaaccccatcatcatcaccggcgACTTTTATAGACTTGCATTGCCTGAGGAAACTAACTACCCAGCTGGGCAGTTCATTTctgaggatggcaagaaaGTTGTCCTTTTTGCGTTCCAGACGAGGGCGACTATCAATaattcttggccttggttcCGACTTCAAGGTTTGGATGCAAGTGCCAAGTACAGGGTGGACAATAACCAGACGGTTTCTGGTTCGACGCTGATGAACATGGGCATTCAATTGACGTTTGAGGGGGATTATGATAGCCAGGTTTTGATGATAGAGAAGCAATAG